A window of the Gemmatirosa kalamazoonensis genome harbors these coding sequences:
- a CDS encoding InlB B-repeat-containing protein, with product MRTRRISARGALGAALGTLLGGCGGGGGGIAPVTPPPPPVTFALSVTGSDVGSGRVTSADGKIDCRLGAGGGGTCSASFNSGASVSLTATPSGTDQFAGWTSGPCTGTTNPCTVVVSTNVALAAGFRPAVKQVTLSLQTPNADDGAVLLTLTGPSLLAIRPSAGLEIKEVRDTVAGAPRSRMLLRGALASGVVAQLDIAGSATPAQYTAQIQQVAARASGRYAQRTSLAGYALTVQ from the coding sequence GTGAGGACGCGACGCATCTCCGCGCGCGGCGCGCTCGGCGCCGCGTTAGGCACCCTGCTCGGCGGCTGCGGCGGGGGCGGCGGCGGCATCGCGCCGGTCACGCCGCCGCCCCCGCCGGTGACGTTCGCGCTCTCGGTGACGGGATCCGACGTCGGCAGCGGACGCGTGACGTCCGCCGACGGGAAGATCGACTGCCGACTCGGCGCCGGCGGCGGCGGCACGTGCTCGGCCTCGTTCAACTCCGGCGCGAGCGTCTCGCTCACCGCGACGCCGTCGGGCACCGACCAGTTCGCGGGCTGGACGTCGGGGCCGTGCACCGGCACGACGAATCCGTGCACCGTCGTCGTGTCCACGAACGTCGCGCTCGCCGCCGGCTTCCGCCCCGCGGTGAAGCAGGTGACGCTCTCGCTGCAGACGCCGAACGCCGACGACGGCGCGGTGCTGCTCACGCTCACCGGCCCGAGCCTGCTCGCCATCCGGCCGAGCGCGGGGCTCGAGATCAAGGAGGTGCGCGACACCGTGGCCGGCGCGCCGCGCTCGCGCATGCTCCTCCGCGGCGCGCTCGCCAGCGGCGTGGTCGCCCAGCTCGACATCGCCGGCAGCGCGACGCCGGCCCAGTACACGGCGCAGATCCAGCAGGTCGCCGCCCGCGCGAGCGGCCGCTACGCGCAGCGCACCAGCCTCGCCGGGTACGCGCTCACGGTGCAGTGA
- a CDS encoding DUF6992 family protein: MWSDTFLSLERAHFYRIVVWGAACVVVGTALLALAVARRQRVPLVRHFALQTAGWGAVDVALALLALRQLRLPDYAAATRFDRFVWWSLGIDLGGVAVGATLALAGWLLGRRLGAVGAGLGVAVQGLALAAIDLVVIGQIGASV; the protein is encoded by the coding sequence ATGTGGTCCGACACCTTCCTCTCGCTCGAGCGCGCGCACTTCTATCGCATCGTCGTGTGGGGCGCGGCGTGCGTCGTCGTCGGCACGGCGCTGCTCGCGCTCGCCGTCGCGCGGCGGCAGCGGGTGCCGCTCGTGCGCCACTTCGCACTCCAGACCGCCGGCTGGGGCGCCGTCGACGTCGCGCTCGCCCTGCTCGCGCTTCGGCAGCTCCGTCTCCCCGACTATGCCGCGGCGACGCGATTCGACCGCTTCGTCTGGTGGTCGCTCGGCATCGACCTCGGCGGCGTGGCGGTCGGCGCGACGCTCGCCCTCGCCGGCTGGCTCCTCGGCCGGCGGCTCGGCGCCGTGGGTGCGGGGCTCGGCGTCGCGGTCCAGGGGCTCGCGCTCGCGGCGATCGACCTCGTGGTGATCGGGCAGATCGGCGCGAGCGTGTGA
- a CDS encoding InlB B-repeat-containing protein — protein sequence MALLSFALLAVLGAAPAAQAAPSRLAVTVTVTGAGAGTGTIASNPSGIDCRISAGTATGTCSASFAEGTVVTLIPTGSASGSFTGWSGGCSGNANCTLTLPTTPGSVSVVATFAASTNAAVAVAGAGTGSGRVTSVPAGIDCTVTNGVASGACNILFPLGGPVTLTAAAASGSAFGGWAGACSGAATCQIQLTANASVTATFNRATGGTTSTLTVTGAGTGSGTVASVPSGISCTIAAGVASGTCSASFAAGSVVTLVPTGSASGSFTGWSGACVGTANCVVTMPAAGGTATVSATFVLSTNAAIVVAGAGNGGGRVTSAPAGIDCGVTNGAASGACNILFPLGATVTLTATAQPGSGFAGWSGACTGTAPCQIRLAAAANVTATFAVLPNVTAAVNDLFDGRSLTAAERSVLDALGNADGTFNLGDVLSLLDRTGQRLSVRTLERLLALPPSPPSARRTP from the coding sequence GTGGCGCTGCTGTCGTTCGCGCTGCTCGCGGTGCTCGGCGCCGCTCCAGCCGCGCAGGCCGCGCCGTCACGACTCGCGGTGACCGTCACGGTGACCGGCGCCGGCGCAGGGACGGGCACGATCGCCAGCAACCCGTCCGGCATCGACTGCCGCATCTCGGCCGGCACCGCGACCGGCACGTGCTCGGCGAGCTTCGCCGAAGGGACGGTGGTGACGCTCATCCCCACCGGCTCCGCATCCGGCAGCTTCACCGGATGGAGCGGCGGCTGCTCGGGCAACGCGAACTGCACGCTGACGCTCCCCACGACACCGGGGTCGGTGAGCGTCGTCGCGACGTTCGCCGCGAGCACGAACGCGGCGGTCGCGGTCGCCGGCGCGGGCACGGGCAGCGGTCGCGTGACGAGCGTGCCCGCCGGCATCGACTGCACCGTGACGAACGGCGTCGCGAGCGGCGCCTGCAACATCCTGTTCCCGTTAGGCGGGCCGGTGACGCTCACCGCCGCGGCGGCGTCGGGCAGCGCGTTCGGCGGCTGGGCGGGCGCGTGCAGCGGCGCGGCGACGTGTCAGATCCAGCTCACCGCGAACGCGAGCGTCACCGCGACGTTCAACCGCGCGACCGGCGGCACGACGTCGACGCTCACCGTCACCGGCGCGGGTACCGGCTCCGGAACCGTGGCGAGCGTCCCGTCGGGGATCTCGTGCACGATCGCGGCGGGGGTCGCGAGCGGTACCTGCTCGGCGAGCTTCGCCGCGGGCAGCGTCGTGACGCTCGTGCCGACGGGATCGGCGAGCGGCAGCTTCACCGGCTGGAGCGGCGCGTGCGTCGGCACCGCGAACTGCGTGGTGACGATGCCCGCCGCGGGCGGCACCGCGACGGTGTCGGCCACGTTCGTTCTGAGCACGAACGCGGCGATCGTCGTCGCCGGCGCCGGCAACGGCGGCGGGCGTGTGACGAGCGCGCCGGCGGGGATCGACTGCGGCGTGACCAACGGCGCGGCGAGCGGCGCGTGCAACATCCTGTTCCCGTTAGGCGCCACGGTCACGCTCACGGCGACGGCGCAGCCGGGAAGCGGGTTCGCCGGGTGGAGCGGCGCGTGCACCGGCACGGCGCCGTGTCAGATCCGGCTCGCCGCGGCGGCGAACGTGACCGCGACGTTCGCCGTGCTGCCCAACGTCACCGCCGCGGTGAACGATCTGTTCGACGGCCGCTCGCTCACCGCCGCGGAGCGCTCGGTGCTCGATGCGCTCGGCAACGCCGACGGCACGTTCAACCTCGGCGACGTGCTGTCGCTGCTCGACCGCACGGGGCAGCGGCTCAGCGTGCGCACGCTGGAGCGATTGCTCGCGCTGCCACCATCGCCGCCGAGCGCGCGGAGGACGCCGTGA
- a CDS encoding GAF domain-containing protein, translating into MAEQTLDLRHLPKPAAYDELAEQIDAVLAGVDDPIAAMATVSCLVHHAFGHLWTGFYRVVEPDRLLRVGPYQGTLGCLDIAFGRGVCGTAAAERRTVVVEDVNEFPGHITCDARSRSEIVVPVVDRSGTLVAVFDVDSEYPGAFDDDDRAGLERLLGWFAR; encoded by the coding sequence ATGGCCGAACAGACCCTCGACCTCCGCCACCTCCCGAAGCCGGCCGCCTACGACGAGCTGGCCGAGCAGATCGACGCCGTCCTCGCCGGGGTCGACGATCCCATCGCCGCCATGGCCACCGTGAGCTGCCTCGTGCACCACGCGTTCGGCCACCTGTGGACCGGCTTCTATCGCGTGGTGGAGCCCGACCGGCTGCTCCGGGTCGGCCCGTACCAGGGGACGCTCGGCTGCCTCGACATCGCGTTCGGCCGGGGCGTCTGCGGCACCGCGGCGGCGGAGCGGCGCACCGTCGTCGTCGAGGACGTGAACGAGTTTCCCGGCCACATCACCTGCGACGCCCGGTCGCGCAGCGAGATCGTGGTCCCCGTCGTCGACCGGAGCGGGACGCTCGTCGCGGTCTTCGACGTCGACTCCGAGTACCCCGGCGCGTTCGACGACGACGACCGCGCGGGGCTGGAGCGGCTGCTCGGCTGGTTCGCGCGGTGA
- a CDS encoding RNA polymerase sigma factor has translation MSRPSATTAVVSIQPAAALHAAAGASESALVARASGGDGDAFATLVARLLPLVYRWALVLADDVDDADDITQDAFVQMHLRLAQFRGEAPLEAWLYGIVRRAAGQRRRRARRRARLAALPRALPERDVYVTDPGARVDRQQLLMKVRAFFAALPARQREIVDLVDLQGYDPIEVALMTGIKPATVRANLFKARAAVRAHLIARHPGVAEVER, from the coding sequence ATGTCCCGACCGTCCGCCACTACCGCCGTCGTGTCGATCCAGCCCGCCGCTGCGCTCCATGCGGCGGCGGGCGCGTCCGAGAGCGCGCTGGTGGCCCGGGCCTCCGGCGGCGACGGCGACGCGTTCGCGACGCTCGTCGCGCGGCTGCTGCCGCTGGTGTATCGCTGGGCGCTCGTCCTCGCCGACGACGTGGACGACGCGGACGACATCACCCAGGACGCGTTCGTGCAGATGCATCTCCGGCTCGCGCAGTTCCGCGGCGAGGCACCGCTCGAGGCGTGGCTGTACGGCATCGTGCGACGCGCGGCGGGGCAGCGGCGGCGCAGGGCGCGGCGGCGCGCCCGCCTGGCCGCGCTGCCGCGCGCGCTGCCGGAGCGCGACGTCTACGTCACCGACCCCGGTGCGCGCGTCGACCGGCAGCAGCTCCTGATGAAGGTGCGCGCGTTCTTCGCCGCGCTGCCCGCTCGTCAGCGCGAGATCGTCGACCTCGTCGACCTCCAGGGCTACGACCCGATCGAGGTCGCGCTCATGACGGGGATCAAGCCGGCGACGGTGCGCGCCAACCTGTTCAAGGCGCGCGCGGCGGTGCGTGCGCATCTCATCGCCCGGCACCCGGGCGTCGCGGAGGTGGAACGATGA
- a CDS encoding HD domain-containing protein: MTTGYSDRINHALAFAAKHHDQEVRKGTRLPYFTAPANAAVILTRYGQDDVTVVAAILHEAVEDYLRDGLSEDAVRHRLEDKFGPDVLTAALGAVRRRLDDDGVELSHEEQKLDHLDRLASASDRSRWVLAAHQVHEGSTLLTDLRRTAFPDAVWHRFAEGRETKVRWYRQVSDRLEAAGFTGAIAAELRSVADALEPFAVDGVRAVR, from the coding sequence ATGACGACCGGATACTCGGACCGCATCAACCACGCGCTCGCGTTCGCGGCGAAGCACCACGACCAGGAGGTCCGCAAGGGGACCCGCCTGCCGTACTTCACCGCGCCCGCGAACGCCGCCGTCATCCTGACCCGCTATGGGCAGGACGACGTGACCGTGGTCGCCGCGATCCTGCACGAGGCGGTGGAGGACTACCTCCGCGATGGTCTGAGCGAGGACGCCGTCCGGCACCGCCTCGAGGACAAGTTCGGCCCCGACGTCCTGACCGCGGCGCTTGGCGCGGTGCGCCGCCGCTTGGACGATGATGGCGTCGAGCTGTCGCATGAGGAGCAGAAGCTCGACCACCTCGACCGACTCGCTTCCGCGTCCGATCGGAGCCGCTGGGTGCTCGCCGCGCACCAGGTGCACGAGGGGAGCACGCTGCTCACCGACCTCCGGCGCACCGCGTTCCCCGACGCCGTCTGGCACCGCTTCGCCGAGGGGCGGGAGACCAAGGTGCGCTGGTACCGGCAGGTGAGCGACCGGCTCGAGGCGGCCGGCTTCACCGGCGCCATCGCCGCCGAGCTCCGCTCCGTCGCCGACGCCCTCGAGCCGTTCGCCGTCGACGGCGTCCGCGCCGTGCGCTGA
- a CDS encoding SusC/RagA family TonB-linked outer membrane protein codes for MRGSILRRPLLRSGFAAVLLVGGAGVAGAQQATISGQVTAAGTAQPLPDSRVYVVGTTLIATTNAEGRYSIRGVPAGQAQVRVIRVGYTEQKKPVAVSAGQSLTVDFSLSPSVVQLSEIVTTATGPQRRVELGNSVASLPNVGEHVAEVPTHNVSDLLVGKVAGVNVLPGSMTGTAGTIRLRGLNSISLSNAPIWIVDGVRFNAGSVGVPTGGQRTTLLSSLAPDDIDNIEIVKGPSAATLYGTDAVNGVIIVTTKKGRAGGAQWNWFGETGAIKDKADYPLSYMIWGHSPTATTVQRRCELTQISAKTCIQDSITTFNPLNVAAYSPIQTGNRKQFGGQVSGGTEKVRYFSSGGWEVEEGPVRLPDSELARLQSANTPIREEWKKPEMLGRTNVRGNINAAVNDKFDLSVQSSYIKTNQRLTQTDNNSWSIFYQAAMNPGFNGAGPSRTNKDALGRDLNGNASYVYGDIFQDVVVEDIQRMLGSVNGNYRPFSWLQADGNIGVDLSDRRDGEVCRFNECPPSGTTRLGYATSQHSNDRNLSAKLAATATWSARDWANLKTTVGADYTNIEGENTNSSSQQLPPGAQTVGAGAVQFGGNGLPSATKTLGYYVQEQISLRDRMFVTLAARSDKNSAFGVNYKNAIYPKAQLAWVISDEPFFPHYSWLNSLRLRSAYGKAGQNPGATAALYTYSSRVVNVVSSSNGQSGTDTPGLRAAAVGNPNLRPESATEVEAGFESQLFNRVSVDFTYYTRRSQDALISRPIASSSGASTLSVLQNLGSIGNQGLELSVNATLASTRNFGWDLGVIGAHNTNKIRTLGTENGVPVPDIGTGTQRNAVGYPINAWFVRDRKWSDANGDNILTVDEISVDTAYHFLGASQPTYTASLTNGFDFLNRKLRVRAMFDYKGGFYVFNDNAQFLCANNAAVAARSNPNAPLRDQADCLAQRVTVPTTSSGYIENGAFIRFRELSATIGVPNRYLRLVHASNANLSLGARNLAVFTKYRGQDPEANYSTGDVQTGFMASAPRSYYTARLNLYF; via the coding sequence ATGAGAGGTTCCATTCTCCGGCGCCCGCTGCTCCGTAGCGGGTTCGCCGCCGTCCTGCTCGTCGGAGGTGCCGGCGTCGCCGGTGCCCAGCAGGCGACCATCAGCGGCCAGGTGACTGCCGCCGGCACCGCCCAGCCCCTCCCCGACAGCCGCGTCTACGTCGTCGGCACCACGCTGATCGCGACGACGAACGCCGAGGGCCGCTACTCGATCCGCGGCGTCCCCGCGGGCCAGGCCCAGGTCCGCGTCATCCGCGTCGGCTACACGGAGCAGAAGAAGCCCGTCGCCGTGTCCGCCGGCCAGTCGCTGACCGTCGACTTCTCGCTGTCGCCCTCCGTCGTGCAGCTGTCGGAGATCGTCACCACCGCCACCGGCCCGCAGCGCCGCGTGGAGCTCGGCAACTCGGTCGCCTCGCTGCCGAACGTCGGCGAGCACGTCGCCGAGGTCCCGACGCACAACGTGAGCGACCTGCTCGTCGGCAAGGTGGCCGGCGTGAACGTCCTCCCCGGCTCGATGACCGGCACGGCGGGCACGATCCGCCTCCGCGGGCTCAACTCGATCTCGCTGAGCAACGCGCCGATCTGGATCGTCGACGGCGTGCGCTTCAACGCGGGCTCGGTGGGTGTGCCGACGGGCGGCCAGCGCACGACGCTCCTCTCGAGCCTCGCGCCGGACGACATCGACAACATCGAGATCGTGAAGGGCCCGTCGGCGGCCACGCTGTACGGCACGGACGCGGTGAACGGCGTCATCATCGTCACCACCAAGAAGGGCCGCGCCGGCGGCGCGCAGTGGAACTGGTTCGGCGAGACGGGCGCCATCAAGGACAAGGCGGACTACCCGCTCTCGTACATGATCTGGGGCCACTCGCCCACCGCGACCACGGTGCAGCGCCGCTGCGAGCTCACGCAGATCTCGGCGAAGACCTGCATCCAGGACAGCATCACGACGTTCAACCCGCTGAACGTCGCGGCGTACTCGCCGATCCAGACCGGCAACCGCAAGCAGTTCGGCGGCCAGGTGAGCGGCGGCACGGAGAAGGTCCGCTACTTCTCGAGCGGCGGCTGGGAGGTGGAGGAGGGCCCGGTGCGCCTCCCCGACTCGGAGCTCGCGCGCCTGCAGTCCGCGAACACGCCGATCCGCGAGGAGTGGAAGAAGCCCGAGATGCTCGGCCGCACGAACGTCCGCGGCAACATCAACGCGGCGGTGAACGACAAGTTCGACCTCAGCGTGCAGTCGTCGTACATCAAGACGAACCAGCGGCTCACGCAGACGGACAACAACTCCTGGTCGATCTTCTACCAGGCGGCGATGAACCCCGGCTTCAACGGCGCGGGGCCGAGCCGTACGAACAAGGACGCGCTGGGCCGTGACCTGAACGGCAACGCGAGCTACGTCTACGGCGACATCTTCCAGGACGTCGTCGTCGAGGACATCCAGCGCATGCTGGGCAGCGTGAACGGCAACTACCGCCCGTTCTCGTGGCTGCAGGCCGATGGGAACATCGGCGTGGACCTCTCCGACCGCCGCGACGGCGAGGTGTGCCGCTTCAACGAGTGCCCGCCGTCGGGCACCACGCGCCTCGGCTACGCCACGAGCCAGCACTCGAACGACCGCAACCTCTCGGCGAAGCTCGCCGCCACGGCGACGTGGTCGGCGCGCGACTGGGCCAACCTGAAGACGACGGTCGGCGCGGACTACACGAACATCGAGGGCGAGAACACGAACAGCTCCAGCCAGCAGCTGCCGCCGGGCGCGCAGACGGTCGGCGCGGGCGCGGTGCAGTTCGGCGGCAACGGGCTGCCGTCCGCCACGAAGACGCTCGGCTACTACGTGCAGGAGCAGATCTCGCTGCGCGACCGCATGTTCGTCACGCTCGCCGCGCGCTCCGACAAGAACAGCGCGTTCGGCGTGAACTACAAGAACGCGATCTACCCGAAGGCGCAGCTCGCGTGGGTCATCTCCGACGAGCCGTTCTTCCCGCACTACTCGTGGCTGAACAGCCTCCGGCTGCGCAGCGCGTACGGCAAGGCGGGGCAGAACCCCGGCGCCACGGCGGCGCTGTACACGTACTCGTCGCGCGTCGTGAACGTCGTCTCCTCGTCGAACGGCCAGTCGGGCACCGACACGCCGGGCCTCCGCGCCGCGGCCGTCGGTAACCCGAACCTCCGGCCGGAGTCGGCGACCGAGGTCGAGGCGGGCTTCGAGAGCCAGCTCTTCAACCGCGTCAGCGTCGACTTCACGTACTACACGCGCCGCTCGCAGGACGCGCTCATCTCGCGGCCGATCGCGTCGTCGTCGGGTGCCTCGACGCTGAGCGTGCTGCAGAACCTCGGCTCCATCGGCAATCAGGGGCTCGAGCTCTCGGTGAACGCGACGCTCGCCAGCACGCGCAACTTCGGCTGGGACCTCGGCGTCATCGGCGCGCACAACACGAACAAGATCCGCACGCTCGGCACCGAGAACGGCGTCCCCGTGCCGGACATCGGCACGGGCACGCAGCGCAACGCGGTCGGCTACCCGATCAACGCGTGGTTCGTGCGCGACCGGAAGTGGTCGGACGCGAACGGCGACAACATCCTCACGGTCGACGAGATCTCGGTCGACACGGCGTACCACTTCCTCGGCGCCTCGCAGCCGACGTACACCGCGTCGCTGACGAACGGCTTCGACTTCCTGAACAGGAAGCTGCGCGTCCGCGCGATGTTCGACTACAAGGGCGGCTTCTACGTCTTCAACGACAACGCCCAGTTCCTCTGCGCGAACAACGCGGCCGTGGCGGCGCGCTCGAACCCGAACGCCCCGCTCCGCGATCAGGCGGACTGCCTCGCGCAGCGCGTCACGGTGCCGACCACGTCGTCGGGCTACATCGAGAACGGCGCGTTCATCCGCTTCCGCGAGCTCTCGGCCACGATCGGGGTGCCGAACCGCTACCTCCGCCTCGTGCACGCGAGCAACGCGAACCTGAGCCTCGGCGCGCGCAACCTCGCCGTGTTCACGAAGTACCGCGGCCAGGATCCGGAAGCCAACTACTCGACGGGTGACGTGCAGACCGGCTTCATGGCCTCGGCGCCGCGCTCGTACTACACCGCCCGCCTCAACCTGTACTTCTGA
- a CDS encoding ABC transporter permease codes for MLDDLRLAVRALAKAPAFALAAVLCIALGIGANTAIFSVVDAVLLRPLPVRDLDRMVVIREDLPKLDLLDAELDPPSTLELATRGDLFERAAGVAETRVNLTTDAAEPARVGAARTLGDYFQLLDAHPVVGRLYAADQSRDGRHRVVVLSYGFWRDRFGGDRAIVGRTLHLSGTPYEVIGVAGPELRYPRAAEVWMPYPVDSTTQSQHGVLVMKVVAKRRADVSAERLRDALARQGRAWGEALAGNGGGNDFARSLVIRPVPLTAFLAGELRPIVLLLAGAVGLVLLIACANVACLQLVRATGRVRELAVRAALGAGSARLVRPLVAESAAVAAIGGALGAAGGAVAVAALARWGPAQYPMLRDARLDPLVLLFAFALAAASALLFGVAPAVRASRVDPQDALRASARGTSAGAERHRFLQGAVVMQVALALALLLSSGLMIRSLSRLIATDPGFRAERVLTAQVALPPRVYQQAAVAPFVDRLLERLRAVPGVQAVGIAASLPFVGSGTASSSPFEVVGRAPDASGEKPHANFNMVSDDYFRAMGMTLKAGRAFAATDAKGAPPVVVVDEQLARQFFPGESAIGKHLRQLGGVGDGDLTIVGVVGDVTPKELGQERHATIYYTYRQTMTPSFGVAVRGVLPPASFAGALRAIVAEQDRQVPVYDVRPMRERVDESLGARRLAVWVLGAFAALALTLALLGITGVLSYTVSQRAHELGIRLAIGAQRGDIVRLVVRQGATLTLAGLGAGLALFLAGGRLLAAALYGVGPHDPATIVASATLLGTVALVASWLPARRAARADATSVLRQS; via the coding sequence ATGCTCGACGATCTCCGACTCGCCGTGCGCGCGCTCGCGAAGGCGCCGGCGTTCGCGCTCGCCGCGGTGCTGTGCATCGCGCTCGGCATCGGCGCGAACACCGCGATCTTCAGCGTCGTCGACGCGGTGCTCCTGCGGCCGCTGCCGGTGCGCGATCTCGACCGCATGGTCGTGATCCGCGAGGACCTGCCGAAGCTCGACCTGCTCGACGCGGAGCTGGACCCGCCGAGCACCCTGGAGCTCGCGACGCGCGGCGACCTGTTCGAGCGCGCGGCCGGCGTGGCCGAGACGCGCGTGAACCTCACGACCGACGCCGCGGAGCCGGCGCGCGTCGGCGCGGCGCGCACGCTCGGCGACTACTTCCAGCTCCTCGACGCGCATCCCGTCGTCGGGCGGCTGTACGCGGCCGACCAGTCGCGCGACGGGCGCCACCGCGTCGTCGTGCTGTCGTACGGGTTCTGGCGCGACCGGTTCGGCGGCGACCGCGCAATCGTCGGCCGCACGCTCCATCTCAGCGGCACGCCGTACGAGGTGATCGGCGTCGCCGGCCCCGAGCTGCGCTACCCGCGCGCGGCCGAGGTGTGGATGCCGTATCCGGTGGACTCCACGACGCAGTCCCAGCACGGCGTGCTGGTGATGAAGGTCGTCGCGAAGCGGCGCGCCGACGTCTCCGCGGAGCGGCTGCGCGACGCGCTCGCGCGACAGGGGCGCGCGTGGGGCGAGGCGCTGGCCGGCAACGGCGGCGGGAACGACTTCGCCCGGTCGCTCGTCATCCGTCCCGTGCCGCTCACCGCGTTCCTCGCCGGCGAGCTGCGGCCGATCGTGCTCCTGCTCGCCGGCGCCGTCGGGCTCGTGCTGCTCATTGCGTGCGCGAACGTCGCGTGCCTGCAGCTCGTGCGCGCGACCGGCCGCGTGCGCGAGCTCGCGGTGCGCGCCGCGTTGGGCGCCGGCTCGGCGCGCCTCGTGCGCCCGCTCGTCGCGGAGAGCGCCGCCGTCGCCGCGATCGGTGGCGCGCTCGGCGCGGCCGGTGGCGCGGTCGCCGTCGCGGCGCTCGCGCGCTGGGGACCGGCGCAGTACCCGATGCTCCGCGACGCGCGCCTCGACCCGCTCGTGCTGCTGTTCGCGTTCGCGCTCGCCGCCGCGTCGGCGCTGCTGTTCGGTGTCGCGCCCGCCGTGCGCGCATCGCGCGTGGACCCGCAGGACGCGCTCCGCGCCTCGGCGCGCGGCACGTCCGCTGGAGCGGAGCGGCACCGCTTCCTGCAGGGCGCGGTGGTCATGCAGGTCGCGCTCGCGCTCGCGCTGCTGCTCTCGTCGGGGCTGATGATCCGCAGCCTGTCCCGTCTCATCGCCACCGATCCCGGATTCCGCGCCGAGCGCGTGCTGACCGCGCAGGTGGCGCTGCCGCCGCGCGTCTACCAGCAGGCGGCGGTCGCGCCGTTCGTCGACCGCCTGCTCGAGCGGCTGCGCGCGGTGCCGGGCGTGCAGGCGGTGGGCATCGCCGCGTCGCTGCCGTTCGTCGGCAGCGGCACCGCGAGCAGCTCGCCGTTCGAGGTCGTCGGCCGCGCGCCGGACGCGAGCGGCGAGAAGCCGCACGCGAACTTCAACATGGTGAGCGACGACTACTTCCGCGCGATGGGGATGACGCTGAAGGCCGGCCGCGCGTTCGCCGCCACCGACGCCAAGGGCGCGCCGCCGGTCGTGGTCGTCGACGAGCAGCTCGCGCGGCAGTTCTTCCCCGGTGAGAGCGCGATCGGCAAGCACCTGCGCCAGCTCGGCGGCGTCGGCGACGGGGACCTCACGATCGTCGGCGTCGTCGGCGACGTGACGCCGAAGGAGCTCGGCCAGGAGCGGCACGCGACGATCTACTACACGTACCGCCAGACGATGACGCCGTCGTTCGGCGTGGCGGTGCGCGGCGTGCTGCCGCCGGCGTCGTTCGCCGGTGCGCTGCGCGCGATCGTCGCGGAGCAGGACCGCCAGGTGCCGGTGTACGACGTGCGCCCGATGCGCGAGCGCGTCGACGAGTCGTTAGGCGCTCGGCGGCTCGCGGTGTGGGTGCTCGGCGCGTTCGCGGCGCTCGCGCTCACGCTCGCGCTGCTCGGCATCACGGGAGTGCTCAGCTACACCGTGAGCCAGCGCGCGCACGAGCTGGGAATCCGTCTCGCCATCGGCGCGCAGCGCGGCGACATCGTGCGCCTCGTCGTGCGGCAGGGCGCGACGCTCACGCTCGCCGGCCTCGGCGCGGGGCTCGCGCTGTTCCTCGCCGGCGGACGACTGCTCGCCGCCGCGCTGTACGGCGTGGGGCCGCACGACCCGGCGACGATCGTCGCGTCGGCGACGCTGTTAGGCACCGTCGCGCTGGTCGCGAGCTGGCTGCCGGCGCGGCGTGCCGCCCGCGCGGATGCGACGTCCGTGCTTCGTCAATCGTGA